The DNA segment TTCCGCAATGCGGTACGTCGTGTCAATTCCCACAAAATCCAGCAAAGTAAGCGGACCCATTGGATATCCGCAGCCCAACATCATTCCTTTATCAATATCTTCTATCGATGCGGTTCCGTTTTGCACTGCGCGAATGGCCCCGAGGAGATAGGGCACTAATAAGAAGTTGACTACAAATCCGGAATTGTCCTTCGCGGCAATCGGAGTTTTTCCAAGCGCTTTTCCAAGTTCAAAAGCGGTATCAAAAGTCTCATCCGACGTCCGTACGCCCTTAACGATCTCAACGAGTTTCATCACCGGCACCGGATTAAAAAAGTGCATCCCGCAAAAACGGTCTGCACGTTGTGTGTAAGCAGCCATTTCCGTTATGGTCAAGCTGGACGTATTGGAAGCAAATATAGTATGGGCAGGACAAATTTTATCTAAGTATGAATAAATTTCACCCTTTAGTTTGATGTCTTCTGTGATCGCTTCGATAATCACGTCGCAATTTTTCAGGTCGTCCAAGCTGGCCGTTCCGGTCAGATTAGCGATAGTCTTGTCCTTTTCTTCCGACGTGATTTTACCTTTTGCAGCATTTCTTTCCAATTGCTTTTTAATATTTCCGATCCCTTTGTCGGCCAACTCTTGCGTCACTTCACGCGCAATGGTTTTATAACCTGCAGCCGCTGCAATTTGTGCAATACCCGCCCCCATAAGCCCGCATCCCAATACGCCGACGGTTTTGATGTTTTTTACATCCATGATCGTAATCTCCTTGTTGATGAATAATGAACTGAAATTATTTTTTTTTTAGCAGCACATTCGTTTGAATAACCCACGCATCGGTATACCCAAGAGACTTTGCAATATTTTTGATCTCTTCTGCGTTTTCGCGCATAGTAAAATTTCCTGCACGAACTTTATAATACGGCTGTTCATAATCAACATAAATATCGTCAAGTAATTTTGCACCCGCCTCATCCCGAACGCCAAGGGCCATGTAATAATCCGTTGTCGAATACAGTTGGACGCGAAATCCAAACACAATCTGTTCTTTCATTTCTTTTTTGTGACCGGCCTCGCGTTCGTCTGTTTCCCCGGACGTCACCATTTGATTTTTGTGAAGATGTGATTTTTTTTCAATCACCCATGTATCATCATTCAAAGTAAGCGGGTCAAAACTCTCATCAAAACGAAACTTTTCTTGCTTTTCAGTATCGCTGCTTTCCTCCGATTCCATACGCGGGGCAACCGTTTCTTTTACGCCGGTACATGAAATCAAAAGAATATATATGATTAAGGAATATGGCTTCATAACATAGAATGATTAAACAATTTCTGTAATTCACCAAAGCTGCGAATTAAGACTTCGGGAGATTTTGCCAGCAGAACCTCAGCCGTTGTCATTCCGGAAGCAATGGCAATGACAGAAACACCCGCGTTTTTTGCTGTTTGAATATCTATCACGCTGTCTCCAACATAAACCGTATCATTTTTATTTCCACCCAATTCCTCCACCGCTCTTAACAATCCTTCGGGATTCGGCTTTAGCTCTTTTACGTCTTCATAACCTAAAATCACATCAAAAAAATCTTCTAAGTCATGGTGAGCCAGTATTGATTCGATGGTAGATCGTCTCTTAGTTGAGACGATACCCAGGGTGTAAAAATTTTCATACAGCCATTCCAACGTCTGCTCAACTTCCTGTAATATTAAAGTATTTTTAACCATGACGCCGTTATCTGCAAAATCCAAGAATAGCTTTTTGCAGGTTTGTATTTTTTTTTCGTCGGAGGGATCAACGAACTTCGCGAACGTATCTTCGAGAGAATGCCCGATCATTTGGCGAACGGCGGCTGGGTCCGCCGTTTTTTCTCCAATCTGTGTGAGCGCATGGTTCACACTGGCAATAATTCCTTCAGAGGAATCCGCAAGCGTGTAATCAAAATCAAATACGACCTGATGAATGTGTTTCACGGCATTGTTATTATATTTTTTTAATCAAAGCCGGCAGTTCATTTAATGAAAAAATTTCATAATCCGGTTTGATCTTGTTTGCTTTTTTCCGGTCATGATTGATCCAGACGGTTTTCATGCCAACGGTTTGCGCCCCCGCCACGTCCTTATCGGCCTGATCGCCTACATGCAGCGCTTGTGACGGTTTTATGCCTAATCTTGCCAGTGCGATATTGAACATCATCGGGTGCGGTTTGGAGAACAGGCAATCGGAGGAGAACAAGGTAAAATCAAAATAACGCGCAATTTCCAATCGTTCAAGAACCTCCCGCGCAAGAAAACCGGGAACGACGGTATTAGAAATAACTCCGCAGCGTAGGTTTCTGTCACTTACATGCTGCAAAACATCCTGTGCATGGTCCATCAGCAAACGAGCATTCATCAAAGGAATGAAGAACGTAGAAAGCAAATTATGCGTGCTGATGGCCGGCGGGATATTAAAATATTCTCTTAGTGTCTGAAAAATTTTTTCGACCGGGATTTCCAGATGAGATCGTTCAGCTATTTTAGAAAATTGCGCGGCAACCTGATCGTATTTATCATTCCATTCTTTCAAAGTGGGATGGGAAAGATTCTGTTTTGAAAAGATATTAATATGATTTAGAAATCCCGCCTTTTCGAGTTTTTTCCAATCAATATTATCCTGTCGTAATAATGTATTACCGAGATCAAACGTAACGGCTTTTATCATCAGAACTCATGTTAATTAACTAAGTCAATCTATTTAATCGACACAAAAAAAGCAACGTGTTTTTGAGAAGGGATTCTTGAATTTGATTTATTTTAACTCTTGAGATGGACTACGCCAGATTGAATCAAATTGGCTCTTTACAACTGACATTTTTTACAATATATTGGACTACTGTTTTGTGCCAATTTGTATATTGGACTATATAATATTTGCCATAATTGGATCTTATCATATGTATATACATATTGTTTTTATTTAATTTACTGTTTATCTATAGTACAACATAATGAGTGTTTCAAAAAAGTACTTTATAGCCGGATTTTTTTCCTACGTCATTTGGGGATTTGTTCCGATTTTTTTTAAACAAATCAGCGCTCATGATCCGTATGAGATCATTTTTTACAGAATCTGGATTGCAGCTGCGGTAATTACTATGATATTAAGCCTTAACTTTAGGAAATCTTGGTGGGATATTTCGTCTCTTTACCGTCGTTCCGTGCGAGATTTTATCAGCATGATATCGCTGAATGTCATCGGCGCATTGCTTTTAGTCACTAACTGGATCGCGTATGTATACGTGATCAATAATATCAGCGTGAATGCAGGATCTTTCGCTTACCTCATTCTTCCGATCGTCACTACTTTTCTTGCATTTTTTATTCTTAAAGAAAAATTGAATCCGTTTAAGTGGGCAGGCGTTATTCTTAGCGGTATAAGTTGTTATCTTATGGCTCACATTGACATTCATCAGATCGTTTACATTGCATGTATTACTTTTTCATATTCGTTTTACATGATCACACAGAAACGCAACACGTTTCTTAACCGTAAAACGGCTTTGACCCTTCAAATGATCATAGGCGCCTTGGTCATGTTGATTATTAATCCGGCTCCTGCGATGGGTTCTGTTCTGAATATGCACTTTTGGATATTTATTACGATTATTGCCGTGGTCTTCACGATCACGCCTTTGCTTCTGAATCTATTCGCGCTGAACGGTATGGAATCCTCCCAGTTGGCGTTTCTGATCTACATCAATCCTCTTGTGAGTTTTCTCATCGGTATTTTTGTGTATAATGAAAAACTTGATCCGCTTGCTGTTACTGCGTATGCGTTATTGGCCGTATCGATTATTATCTTTAATTGGGATCTCATAGTGAAGATTATTGAAAAATCGTCAGGAATAAAGTTTAAACCCATTCCGATAGAGGTCGAATCCGTCGAAATAACAAAAACATCAGATGGCACAAAATAAAACAAGGGTCGTAACAACTTATTTAGAGATGGTCGAAAGGCCGGCAGATATTCCTTCAGGTAATCCTGAAGGAGCTTTGATCATGCGGGCAAACAGACCTACAGTTTCATTTTATCGTTTCTTATATAATACGGTGGGTGAACATTGGAAATGGGTTGACCGCAGAAAATTGAGCGATGAAGACCTCAGAACGATCATTCATGATGAAAAAGTCGAGGTTCATGTTCTCTACATGAACGGAGTGCCGGCAGGATATGTTGAGTTAGACTTCAGACAAATTAACGATGTTGAGATTTCCTATTTCGGATTGATGCCGGATTTTATTGGTCAGGGGTCAGGCAAACTCTTTCTTCAATGGGCAATTAAGACGGCATGGCAGACAAACCCGAAAAGATTGTGGGTACATACATGTTCCCTCGATCATCCCGGCGCTTTGCAGTTATATCAAAAATGCGGATTTAAAATTTATAAGACGGAAGAACATGAAGTGTAATTAAGTTAGGAGTATGTATGACGAAAGAGCAACGCAAGGAACTTATTGAAAAAATTAAGAATCTACCATCTCTCATCGAGTCGGCCGTAAAGAACCTGACTGACGCACAGCTGGACACACCTTATCGCGTCGGCGGATGGACGCCTCGCCAGGTGGTACATCATCTTGCCGATTCGCACATGAATGCACTTATTCGAATGAAACTCACGCTGACTGAAAACAAACCTTCCATCAAGGGATATAATCAGGATGCATGGGCGGAACTTGACGACAGCAAGAAGATGCCGATTGAAAATTCTTTGAGCATCATCAAATCGCTGCATGCGCGCTGGGGTTACCTGCTCGATCAAGTCAAAGATTCCGAATGGGAACGGCCTGCACATCATTCGGAACGCGGCGATGTGACACTCGAAACTTTTTTGAATATCTACGGCAATCACGGTGAAAAACATTGTAAACAAATTACAGACCTTAGAGTAAAGAAGAACTGGTGATAGCTGCACCTATTAAAAGCAAAGCAAAAAAAGTATGAGAAAAATGAAAAAAATAGGACTAGTGGGTGGAGTAAGCTGGATATCAACCATGGACTATTATAAGTTCATAAATGAAGGGGTTAATGAGAAATTAGGTGGGCTGAATTTTGCCGAATGCATAATTTATTCGCTAAATTTTGGAGACGTTCAAGAAAAAGGCTGGGAAAATTCATTTGAGCTTTTATTACATGCCTGCCTAAGTTTAAAAAGAAGCGGTGTTGATGCCATCGTTTTATGCGCTAACACAGCACATCTATTTGCAGCCGACCTTGAAGATAAAATAAAATTACCAATTATTCATATAGGAACGGAAACTGCAAAAGCTGTTAAACAGCAAGAGCTAGCGAAGGTGGGGTTATTGGGAACAAAATTTACTATGGAAATGGAGTTTTATAGAAAAAAGCTGGAAGAAAATGGCTTGGAGGTTTTAATACCGGAAAAGCAAGAAACCAGAGACTATGTACAGTATACAGTGAAAGAGGAATTGGGCAGAGGCGTGATTAGCCCCGAAACAAAGCAGAATTATATTTCAATCGTGAAAGATTTAGTGGAACGTGGTGCTGAAGGAATAATACTGGGTTGTACAGAAATCCCAATGTTAATTGACCAGAAGGACTTTTCAATACCAATATTTGACACGACCAAAATTCATTCGAGAGCGATTGTTGAATATTCACTATCATAACTCACGGTGAACGTAAATGAAGCAATCGGTAATTAGCATTCAAATCAAAAAAATGACCGCAAATGACTGGGATGCCGTTCGTTCGATCTACGAAGAAGGCATTGCCACCGGAAACGCCACGTTGGAAACGAATATTCCATCCTGGGAATCGTGGGACGCGGCACACATGAAAGAATGCCGTTTGACTGCAAAAGAAGACTCTATTGTAACCGGATGGTCTGCATTGACGCCGGTTTCCGGTCGATGTGTGTACGCCGGTGTTGCAGAAGTAAGCGTGTACATCGGGGGAAACTTTCGCGGACGAGGAATCGGGAAATTGCTTCTGGAGGAACTGATTCGCAGTTCGGAGAAGCAAGGTATCTGGACAATCCAGGCCGGAATACTAAAAGAAAATACAGCAAGCATAGAGCTTCACAAAAAATGCGGTTTCAAGATCTTAGGTGTGCGCGAAAAATTGGGCAAGCTCAACGGACTTTGGCGTGATATTGTTTTAATGGAAAGAAGAAGTTCTGTTGTTGGAATAGATTAATAACAAAAAATGGAGAAATAATGAAATCAATTACCCGTCCTGAAAAAACAGAATACTTTGAATATTATGACAAATATGTACAGCTTGTTCCGCATGGAAATCTGTTAGACCAATTTCAAACGGTACACG comes from the bacterium genome and includes:
- a CDS encoding 3-hydroxybutyryl-CoA dehydrogenase, which gives rise to MDVKNIKTVGVLGCGLMGAGIAQIAAAAGYKTIAREVTQELADKGIGNIKKQLERNAAKGKITSEEKDKTIANLTGTASLDDLKNCDVIIEAITEDIKLKGEIYSYLDKICPAHTIFASNTSSLTITEMAAYTQRADRFCGMHFFNPVPVMKLVEIVKGVRTSDETFDTAFELGKALGKTPIAAKDNSGFVVNFLLVPYLLGAIRAVQNGTASIEDIDKGMMLGCGYPMGPLTLLDFVGIDTTYRIAEIMLKEYGESMYACPPLLRKMFMAGFYGKKSGKGFYDYSTGTPVVNPEIVSYIK
- a CDS encoding SPOR domain-containing protein; this encodes MKPYSLIIYILLISCTGVKETVAPRMESEESSDTEKQEKFRFDESFDPLTLNDDTWVIEKKSHLHKNQMVTSGETDEREAGHKKEMKEQIVFGFRVQLYSTTDYYMALGVRDEAGAKLLDDIYVDYEQPYYKVRAGNFTMRENAEEIKNIAKSLGYTDAWVIQTNVLLKKK
- a CDS encoding HAD-IA family hydrolase, with the protein product MKHIHQVVFDFDYTLADSSEGIIASVNHALTQIGEKTADPAAVRQMIGHSLEDTFAKFVDPSDEKKIQTCKKLFLDFADNGVMVKNTLILQEVEQTLEWLYENFYTLGIVSTKRRSTIESILAHHDLEDFFDVILGYEDVKELKPNPEGLLRAVEELGGNKNDTVYVGDSVIDIQTAKNAGVSVIAIASGMTTAEVLLAKSPEVLIRSFGELQKLFNHSML
- a CDS encoding HAD family hydrolase, coding for MIKAVTFDLGNTLLRQDNIDWKKLEKAGFLNHINIFSKQNLSHPTLKEWNDKYDQVAAQFSKIAERSHLEIPVEKIFQTLREYFNIPPAISTHNLLSTFFIPLMNARLLMDHAQDVLQHVSDRNLRCGVISNTVVPGFLAREVLERLEIARYFDFTLFSSDCLFSKPHPMMFNIALARLGIKPSQALHVGDQADKDVAGAQTVGMKTVWINHDRKKANKIKPDYEIFSLNELPALIKKI
- a CDS encoding EamA family transporter, with the translated sequence MSVSKKYFIAGFFSYVIWGFVPIFFKQISAHDPYEIIFYRIWIAAAVITMILSLNFRKSWWDISSLYRRSVRDFISMISLNVIGALLLVTNWIAYVYVINNISVNAGSFAYLILPIVTTFLAFFILKEKLNPFKWAGVILSGISCYLMAHIDIHQIVYIACITFSYSFYMITQKRNTFLNRKTALTLQMIIGALVMLIINPAPAMGSVLNMHFWIFITIIAVVFTITPLLLNLFALNGMESSQLAFLIYINPLVSFLIGIFVYNEKLDPLAVTAYALLAVSIIIFNWDLIVKIIEKSSGIKFKPIPIEVESVEITKTSDGTK
- a CDS encoding GNAT family N-acetyltransferase, whose translation is MAQNKTRVVTTYLEMVERPADIPSGNPEGALIMRANRPTVSFYRFLYNTVGEHWKWVDRRKLSDEDLRTIIHDEKVEVHVLYMNGVPAGYVELDFRQINDVEISYFGLMPDFIGQGSGKLFLQWAIKTAWQTNPKRLWVHTCSLDHPGALQLYQKCGFKIYKTEEHEV
- a CDS encoding putative metal-dependent hydrolase, with the translated sequence MTKEQRKELIEKIKNLPSLIESAVKNLTDAQLDTPYRVGGWTPRQVVHHLADSHMNALIRMKLTLTENKPSIKGYNQDAWAELDDSKKMPIENSLSIIKSLHARWGYLLDQVKDSEWERPAHHSERGDVTLETFLNIYGNHGEKHCKQITDLRVKKNW
- a CDS encoding aspartate/glutamate racemase family protein: MKKIGLVGGVSWISTMDYYKFINEGVNEKLGGLNFAECIIYSLNFGDVQEKGWENSFELLLHACLSLKRSGVDAIVLCANTAHLFAADLEDKIKLPIIHIGTETAKAVKQQELAKVGLLGTKFTMEMEFYRKKLEENGLEVLIPEKQETRDYVQYTVKEELGRGVISPETKQNYISIVKDLVERGAEGIILGCTEIPMLIDQKDFSIPIFDTTKIHSRAIVEYSLS
- a CDS encoding N-acetyltransferase; protein product: MSIQIKKMTANDWDAVRSIYEEGIATGNATLETNIPSWESWDAAHMKECRLTAKEDSIVTGWSALTPVSGRCVYAGVAEVSVYIGGNFRGRGIGKLLLEELIRSSEKQGIWTIQAGILKENTASIELHKKCGFKILGVREKLGKLNGLWRDIVLMERRSSVVGID